The genome window AATTGGGGTGATGTTTTTGACTTTTGTGATGTTGATATCCTGCAGTAAAAAATCTCAGCCCGCTGAACCTGTAGAACCCACACCAACAGCAACAAACACGCCATATCACGAATTTTTAGGCGCATGCGGAAGCCAGGGAACAGCAGAGGGAGAGTTGACAAGTATATACGGTACTTGTGTTGATGGCGCGAATAATATTTATGTTAGTGATCCCAGCACAGGATATATTAGCAAGTTCAATAGTAGCTTTATTTATCAAATGAGGTGGGGAACAAGCTTAAATGGGAACGGACTATTGGATTCAGCATATTTTATTTCTTCTGATACAACAGGCAATATATATGTACCTGAAACTTGGACGTATAGAATTACAAAATTTGATAGTTCTGGAACTATTTTAAATTATTGGGGTGAAAATGGCACTGGACAAGGTCAGTTTGCAGCTCCCAAAGGAATAGTTGTGAACAGTTCAAATGTATACGTTCTGGATGACAATAATAAAAGAATTCAAAAATTTGATTCAAGCGGTAATTATTTATCAGAATTCAGCTATGTAATTTCAGGAGACCCAAGTACAAACTACCATTCGGATCTTAAACTAGATACGTCAGGAAATTTTTATATATTAAACCATGATTTAAAATGTATTAAAAAATTTGACAGTAGTGGGAATTTTGTAAAAAAATGGGGTGAGAGTTCATACAATCCCGGGGGGATGCCTCAGCCTAAGTTTATTGCCATTTATGGTAATACATTATATGTCACTGATTTAACTCGGGAAATTATTATAGTATTTGACCTTGATGGAAACTTTAAGTATGAAATTTACGGCTACACAGAAGGCGGGATTTATAAAAGATTATCAAATCCTGAAGCCCTTGCTGTTGATTCCGCAGGAAATATTTATGTCTCTGAATCCGACACTGGCGTCCGGCGTATTGTAAAACTAAGCGGAACGCTAAGCTACGAATAATAAACGGGGTAATATGAAAACTGTATCAATAATAATACCGGTAAAAGAGATAAATGATTATATAAGGGAGTCGCTTCCTTATATAGAGGCGCTGGACTATGACAAGTCTAAAATAGAGGTCATAGTACTGCCTGATTTTGAAAGTAAGATAGAGGGCAAATTTTCTTTTGACCTTAAAATAATTCCCACCACCCACATTTACCCGGGCGAGAAAAGGGATATTGGCGTAAAAGCTTCCAAAGGCGAGATTATCGCTTTCATTGATGATGACGTATTCCCGATGAAACAATGGCTTAAAAGAGCCGTGGAGATTTTTGAATCATCCTCCGACATCGCGGCGGTGGGCGGGCCCGCGGCAACCCCTGACAATGACTCATTTCTGCAGAAGGTAAGCGGGGATATATACGCTTCGCTTTTGGGCGGGGGCGGTTACCGTTTCCGTTACAAACCGGAACACGCGCGTTTTGTGGATGATTTTCCTTCGTGTAATCTGCTGGTAAGGCGTGATGTGCTGGATAAAATAGGCGGGTTTAATACGGAATTCTGGCCCGGCGAAGATACGGTAATGTGCTTAAAAATAGTCCGCGACCATAAAATGAAAATTGCCTATGACCCGGATGTATTTGTCTACCACCACAGGCGCAATTTCCCGGAAGGGCACATTAAACAGGTAAAAAGCTACGCGCTTCACAGGGGGTATTTTGTAAAAAAATTCCCGGAGACTTCCTTTCGGCTTTCGTATTTTATCCCGACTTTCTTCACCCTGTATATATTAAGTTTTATTATACCGTTTTTATTCGCGCGGCAGCTTCTTGCTTTGTGGTCACTGCCGCTGGCATTGTATGGTATACTGCTTTTAATTGACGGAATAAAAATTAAAGATATTAAACTGGCATCAGTTGTTCTGCCGGGGATATTTGTAAACCATATAGTTTACGGAATCTATTTCATAAAAGGCCTGCTGTCGCCAAAACTTAAAGAAGAGGTAAAAAAGAAATGAAAGTAATGATATCTTATCCGCCGTTAAAGGGAAAAGGCACGCCCACGCTGGGCCAGAACAGGCAGTTTCAGTGGTTTCATAATCCGTCTTTTTTATATCCTATGGTGCCGGCATCCGCGGCAACACTTTTGGCTTCCAAAGGTTATGACGCCATTTATAATGATTCCATAGCTGAAATGATAGACTGGGACATGTATATCAATATGCTTTTGGATGTTAAGCCTGATGTGATTGCTATAGAAACAAAGACTCCTGTGGTTAAGCAGATGTGGTCAATAGAAGCGGAAATAAAAAAAGTACTGCCGAATGTAAAGACAGTATTAATGGGCGACCATGTAACCGCGTTTCCCCTTGAATCAATGCAGAACTCCACTTTTGATTTTGTAATAACAGGCGGGGATTATGATTTTTCCCTGCTTAGCATAGCTGACTACCTTTCAAAAAAAGCCGGTTTAATAAGCGGCATCTGGTACAGGGAAAATAAAGACATTAAAGATACCGGCAAGTTTGACCATTCAAACAATGATTTAAACTCGCTGCCGTTTATAGACAGGGACCTTACAAAGTGGAAGCTTTACGGCGAAAAATTCTTCAAGTACTCGCCGTACACATACACAATGGTTGGCCGCGACTGCCCGTGGGGCAAATGCACATTCTGCGCGTGGACAGGGCTTTTCCCGAAATTCAGGACAAGAAGCTCGGAAAGCCTGTTATCTGAAATTGATATGCTTGTTAAGAAATACGGCATCAAAGAGGTATTTGATGATACAGGCACATTCCCGCGCGGGGAATGGCTTAAGAAATTCTGCGAAGGAATGATAAACAGGGACTATAAGATGTCCATACTTGCCAATTACAGGTTTGATTATATAAATAAAGATATCGCGCCTTTAATGAAAAAAGCGGGTTTCAGGCTTATGAAGTTCGGGCTTGAATCGGCTAACCAGGCCACGCTTGACAGGTTATGCAAGGGAATTAAAGTGGAAGATATTGAAAAAGGGTGCAGGATTGCAAAAGACGCGGGATTAGGAGTGCATTTAACCGTTATGGTGGGCTACCCGTGGGAAACGCGCGATGACGCTAACCGGACGCTTGATTTGGCAAGAAAGCTGCTTGATAAAGGGCTGGCGGATATGCTGCAGGCAACCGTGGTAACCGCGTATCCGGGAACGCCCTTATATGACCAGGCAATTCAGAATGACTGGCTGCGTTTTCAGGCCGGTGATTGGGATAAGTTTGACATGACAGAGCCGGTATTTAAAACACCTGATATGTCCCCTGAAGAAGTGGTGGGCAAATGTGAAAGCATTTATAAAGCTTTTATGACGCCAAGGTTTATCCTGCGCCAGTTTCTGGCTGTGCGTTCATGGGCGGATTTGGCGTTTATCTTTAAAGCGGCAAAAGCGGTAATTGGGCATATAATGGATTTTATGAAGATAAGGAAATAAAAAATGAAAAAAGAAAGGCTTCCTTTTATTTCTATAATCACACCCACATATAATTCCGCGAAGGTAATAGGGCTGTGTCTGCATGCGATAGCGGAGCAGGATTACCCGAAAAATAGACTTGAAGTGGTAATTGCTGACGCCGGTTCTTCGGATGACACTCTTAAAGTTGTAAGAACATTTTCAAAAAAACTTAGAATAAATATTTGTAAAAATCCGCTGCAGACAGGTGAGGCGGGCAAGGCGGTCGGGGTTGATCAATCCAAAGGCGATATTCTTGCGCTTATTGACAGCGATAACATTATAACGGGTAAAGATTTTATAAGCCGTATGGCTGCGCCTTTTGTGGAAGATCCTGATATTACGGGTACGGAACCGCTTTATTTTGTTTACAGGAAAGCTGATACCGGGCTTACAAAATATTTTGCAGCAGCAGGGATAAATGATCCGCTTTGTCTTTTTATAGGAAATTATGACCGGTACAGTTATATAACAGGAAAGTGGACAGGCATGGATTTAAAGACGGAAGAAAAGCCTGATTATATAAAGATACATCTTGAAACAGGCAAGATGCCTACTATAGGTGCTAACGGTACGTTCATAAGGAAAGCGGATATTAAAAAGATTAAATATAAACCCTATCTTTTTGATATTGACGCCATATATGAAATGGTTTTAAAGGGAAGAGACAAATTTGTAAAAGTAAAGACAGGGATAGTGCATATTTATTCTCCGACGATGGCATCATTTATCAAAAAACAGCAGCGTAGAATAAGTGACTTTATGTTTTTTAACAACACCAAACAAAGAAGTTATCCCTGGAAGTCATTTCCGGCAAAGGGGATAGTATTATTTTCTTTAAGTTGTGTGACGGTAATTCCCCTTATAATACAGGCGTTTTTTGGATTCGTCCGTAAACCTGCAGCATTCTGGATGTTTCATCCTTTGGTATGCGAGGTTACTTTTGTAATATATGTTTATTATTTTATTATGGCAAAAGTGTTTAAAAAGACAAAGATGAAAGACAGGAAAAACTGGTAATCAAAAGCCTGTTTTTATGTTGACAATATCCGGTGCTTTTATTATAATTCTCAGACGTTTTGATTCAGTCTTTGTTGTTATTATATTTTTTTACTTTTACATCAACCGAATACAGGTGCCGAGATAGCTCAGTCGGTGCCATTATGGCTTTGCCAAATGGCGAAACGATAGGAAGGTAAGGCCTTGATTTTTAATTTGCTCTCTACGCTCGCAATTGCGTATAGCCATTATGGCTCTGCCAAATGGCGAAACGATAGGAAGGTAAGGCCTTGATTTTTAATTTGCTCTCTACGCTCGCAATTGCGTTTTAGAGCGCCGCTCTTTATTATTGCTTAAATAGTGTTTTAATTTTACATCAACCGAATATAGGTGCCGAGATAGCTCAGTCGGTAGAGCGACAGACTGAAAATCTGTGCGTCGGCGGTTCAATTCCGTCTCTCGGCACCATTAATTAATTGATTGCTTTGCCGATGTAGCTCAGTGGTAGAGCAACTGATTCGTAATCAGTAGGTCACCGGTTCAATCCCGGTCATCGGCTCCAGTTAAATAAAAATGAAAAGTTTTCGCGCAAAATAGCGCGAATCAAAAGTTTTTAAGGAGGTTTTTTGCATGTCGGTAATATTAAGGTTGAAAAGAATGGGAAGGGCCAACAGCGCTTTCTACAGGATAGTTGCGGTTGATGAAAGGCGTTCGGCAAAAGGCGGAGAGTATATTGAGGAACTTGGGTTTTATAACCCTACCAAGAATCCCCCTGTTATTAAGCTTGAAAAAGAAGCCGCGACAAAGTGGATAAAAGACGGCGCTAAGATTACTCCGGCTGTTAAGGGTATTTTCAGGGAACTGAACATTTATAATGAAATGATTCCGGTAAAACCCGTAAAAAAGAAGAAAGCAAAGAAGACAAAGGTAAAGAAAGCGGCTAAATAAATGAAAGCACTTCTTGAATACGCGGCGTCTTTACTGATTACTGAAAAAGATAAGCTGGCGGTTAAGGAGATAAATGATATGACGGGCAGGCTTGAAAAATGCGTCGTATCGGTTGCTCCCGGCGACATGAAATTTATCATAGGCAGGGAAGGCAGGACCATAAAGGCGTTAAGAAGCCTTGTAAGTATAGCGGCGGCCAACAGAGGAATAAAGAAAAGAATACCGCTTGAAATAATAAACGAATGATGGAAATAAACGTTCTTACGATTTTTCCGGAAGTCTTTGAAAAGGCGCTGAACTTCAGCATCCTTAAAAGGGCAAGGGAAAAACAAAAGGTAAATTTTAAAGTGGTCAACATCCGTGATTTCGCTGAAGATAAGCACAAGATGACCGACGATACGCCGTTTGGCGGTGAAGGCGGAATGGTCATGAAAGTGGAGCCCATTCACAAAGCGCTGAAAAGCGTACAAGAAGAGGGCAAAACAGGAAAAGTGCTTTTAATGAGCGCTTCCGGACGCAGCTTAACCCAGGAAAAGTTAAGGGAGTACGCGCAGCTGGATTCACTGACTATTATCTGCGGAAGATATGAAGGCGTGGATGAGCGGGTGGTAAATTATGTTGACGAAGAAATATGTATAGGCGATTATATACTCAGCGGCGGCGAGTTTGCATCGCTGGTTATAATAGAAGGCGTGACAAGGCTTCTGCCGGATGTGCTTGGCAATGAAGAGTCCGCCGTGCACGAATCCTTTGAAAAGGGCATACTGGATTTTCCGCAGTACACCAAACCAAGGGAGTATGAAGGGATGCAGGTTCCAATAGAGCTTGTGTCGGGTAATCATGAAATGATAAAAAAATTCAGAAGGCGGCAGGCCCTGTTAAAGACAAAGAAAAACAGGCCCGAACTGCTGGAGAAAATAAAACTGTCTGATGAAGACAGAAAATTCTTGAAAGGGTAAAGGAGTACAGAAAAATGGCGACAAAAATTAAGGAAATCATTGAAAAACAATATAAGAAAAAGGGTGTAGATTTCAGCAAGATTTCCGTGGGAAGCACGGTAAAGGTAAATACAAAAATTAAAGAAGGAAACAAGGAAAGAATTCAGGCTTTTGAAGGCGTTGTCATAGCCAAAAAAGGCACAGGCTTAAATGCCATGTTTACGGTAAGAAAGATATCTTTTGGCGCAATCGGCGTTGAAAGGACCTTTCCTATAAACACCCCCAGCATTGACAGCATTAAGGTTACCAAAGAAGGAAAAGCAAAAAGGGCGAAACTTTATTACATAAGGGAATCTTTTGGAAGAAAGGCAAAGAAAGAAAACAGAAGGTTTGATACCGGTGTAGGCGCGTTAGCGGAAATGAGAGAAGTGGCAGCAGCACCCGCGGAAGCCCCTAAGGAAACAAAAGAAGAAGCAAAATAGTAATTAATTATTATATGAAACGGCAGGCCGTATGGCCTGCCGTTTTTTTTTTTACCTTAAATGATGTGTTAACGGGTATTTTTAATGTTATAATATGTAAACTATTGGAACGCAGGGGGCGTCAAAGAAGTATAAAAAACAGGAGGTAATTTATGAAAAATACCAAGAAGGCTTTACTGTTGGGTACCCTTATTGCAGCAGTGTTCTTATCCGGATGTACTGTTTACGTTCAGGATTCCCCTTATGATTACTCTTATACCGAAAGATATTATTCAAATGTAACTCCTGTCATAGTCCAGCCCGGAACGGCTGTTGCGGCAGCTACGGCGGTGCCAACCGCTCAGGTGGTTGTAAATAATGTTAATATCACCAATATTGACGTGGAAGTGGTAATCAAGCAGGAAGGCAATAAGACGGTTTTTTACAGGGGTAATAAACGCATAGCGGTGTGGAGCCCCGGCCCCGGCAATACTGTTGTTAAAACAGGCGAGAAAATTACCGCTACCGTGCGCAAGTATAACAGGAACGGCGTAATAATAGAAAAGGTGGATTACAAAAATAATTTAAGAAACGGCATCAGCAAAATATATGATGACAGGGGAAATCTTAAGATTAAGACAACATACAGGAATGATGTTCCTGACGGCGCTTACTACTCCTATTATGAGAATGGCGCGGTTGAAACATACGGTTATTACAGGCTTGGGAAAAAGCAGGGGGCGTTTAAATATTATTATTCCAACGGGCTCTTAAAGCAGTATGAAGAATTTGACAGGGATGTAAGGCATGGCAGGTTTCAGGCGTATGATAAAAATGGAAATCTTAAAGAATCTTTCAGATACATAAACGGGAAAAAAGAAGCGCCGGCTGCAACGGTTACAAATACGGCAACTGCTGTAAATACGCCGGTGCCTGCGGTGACTGTTATTTATATAAAGGAAGTTGTTGTTACGGCAACCCCGGTGAATACAATTGTACCGGCATCTACTGCCGCGCCAACTGTTGTCCCTTCGGCAGCCGCTACAAATGTTCCGGAACCTTCTGCTACAGCTGTGCCAAAGAAGGACGGGGATAAAACTAATCAGGGAAATCACTTTGGCAGCAAAAGGCACGCTGACGGCTGGGAAAATTACAAAAGAATGAAAGAAGAACAGGCGAAGAAAAAGGATAAGGTAAAGGCAAAGGATAAGGATGAGAATAAGGAAATAGATGAGGATGATAAGGCTAAGGATGAGAATGTGGTTGAGGATAAGGATCAGGATCAGGAAATAGATGAGGATGATAATAAAACAGGTAATGATGAGAATGAAGACACGGGAAAGGGCAAGAAAAAAGAAAGAAAAGATAAAGAATAACAGATACCCCCGCTTAAGCGGGGGTTATCTTATTGACAAAGTTTAAACGTATAAGTATAATTCAAAAAAGTAACAGATTATTGAAATATCTAAATCGGGGGTAATGAAAATGAAAATAGGACAGAGGGTTACGGTAAAGAATCTGGATTTTATGGATTCAGAAGACAGTTTAAAAAGGCCGAAAAGCCTGATAGGCAAAGAAGGCACTATCAGTGATGTCTATCTTGGTGTGTTTAAGGTGGATGTTGACGGCAAAACTTTAAGTTTTGACGGAAGAGAACTTCAGCTTAATGAACATGTTACTGTTGTTAAAGCGGAATGGGTTTTTGTTTCGTGGCAGAAGAATGGAAAGTCTGTTTACAACACAAAAGAAGGAGACCCTCTTTTTATAGGTGATTTTCATCACGGCACAGGTTTTAAAGGTGAAATAGAACTTACCGATGAAGAGATCTACAGGATTAACGAGGCGGCCAAAAAAGGTATTGCCCCGGTTTTTGATTTAAGGATAGAAAAAAGCGAGAAAAGAAATAACAGAAGGTAGTAAGTTTTAATATAGAATACTGTTAATATATATATAAAACATGGGCTAAATGCCCATGTTTTTTTATAAATCTGTTTTAACGTAAAAACAAAATTGGAGCGCGACATGGAAGACATTCAGCTGAAGAAAGGTTTTATTTTTGGAACTGCCACATCATCCTATCAGATAGAAGGCGCATGGAATGAAGATGGTAAAGGCGAATCCATATGGGATGAATTCTGCCGCAGGCAGGGCGCGATTGTAAACGGCGATGACGGAAAAATTGCGTGTGACCATTACCACAGATATAAAGAAGACATAGAACTTATGAAAAAGATGAACATAATGTCCTACAGGTTTTCAATTTCATGGCCAAGGATTTTTCCCGGCGGTGATGGAACTGTAAATGAAAAAGGCGCCGCTTTTTATGACCTGCTTATTGATGAACTTATTAAAAACGGGATAGAGCCAAGTATTACCTTATATCACTGGGACTTGCCGCTTAAATTTCATGAAGAAGGCGGCTGGTTAAAAAAAGAAAGCGCGGATGTTTTCGCGGATTACGCGCGGTACTGTTTTAAACGTTATGGCGACAGGGTAAAGATGTGGGCGACATTTAATGAAATGTATGTGGCAGCGCACCTGGGTTATGAAAACGGGAAGTTTGCCCCCGGCATTAAAGATACAAAAAAAGCGCTTCAGGCGGCCCATTATATGCATCTGGCGCATGCCAAAGCGGTAAAGGCGTTCAGGGAAGAAAAAATTGGAGGCGGAAAGATAGGGATTGTTCACTGTATGTCGCCGGTGCATGATATGGACGGGACAAAAAATTCCGCCATAAATACGCGGCAGGTTGACGGAATATGGAACAGGTGGTTCTGTGAACCGTCATTAAAAGGTACATATCCCGAAGATATTATGGAACTTAGAAAAAAACAGGGAACGGCTCCTGAAATTACGCCTGAAGATATGGAATTAATAAAGGGCAATAAATGTGATTTTCTGGGGATTAACTTTTATTTCCGTTTCAGGGTGTATGACGGGGAATGTGAAGAGTTTAACTGGATGAAATGCGTAAACAGCAGGCCGGTAGAAAACGCGAAAATTACGGAAATGGGGTGGGAAGTTTACCCTGACGGGCTGTTTGATCTTGTAAAAAGAATAAATGACGAATACGGAGATATTCCTGTATATGTAATGGAAAACGGAATGGCGGCAAAAGACGCTGTAAATTCGCGGGGCGAAGTGGATGACGATGACAGGCTTGAATACATAAAAGGGCATCTTAAAGCGTGTGAACGGGCGGTTAAAGCGGGATACAATCTGAAAGGTTATTATTATTGGTCGCTTATGGATAATTTTGAATGGACTTCGGGATATTCAAAGCGTTTTGGGATTGTAAGGGTGGACTATGACACACAGAAGAGGACGATAAAGAAAAGCGGCAGTTGGTATGGGGAATTTATCAAAAATCAACGCGGGTAACCGCGCTTTGCTGATAAAACGCGCTTTCCAAATCATAAGTTTTGGATTATGATTATATCGCGGCGGAATTAATCCGCAATATAATTCAGGGAGGCTTAATATGAAAAGAGTAACAGCTGTTTTGTTGGCGGTAATAATATTATCAATTACAGGGTGCGCGTCTGCCGGAAAAAGAGCATCGGACGGACAGCAGTTTCTTGGGGCGGTTATAGTGACCGGTGCGGTGGCGGGCGGCGCCGTAGCCGGTACGCAGATAGCCGATTCAAACAATATGTCTGACACGCAGGCGGTTTTAACAGGCGCGGGCGCGGCTGTTGCGGCGGGTGTGGCCGCGGGTTTTATATATGACCTTATACTTGAAGTTTTTAATTTAAAAGAAAGTGCCGCTGAAAATACGCCCGCAACAGAAGCGGGAGAAACGCCGGATTTTATGCTTCAGAAACGGTAATAGGGGGCAGTTTGCTTGGCTTTACTTTGGTGTTTTTTAATGCCAGCCATATTCCAAAAGG of Candidatus Goldiibacteriota bacterium contains these proteins:
- a CDS encoding toxin-antitoxin system YwqK family antitoxin — protein: MKNTKKALLLGTLIAAVFLSGCTVYVQDSPYDYSYTERYYSNVTPVIVQPGTAVAAATAVPTAQVVVNNVNITNIDVEVVIKQEGNKTVFYRGNKRIAVWSPGPGNTVVKTGEKITATVRKYNRNGVIIEKVDYKNNLRNGISKIYDDRGNLKIKTTYRNDVPDGAYYSYYENGAVETYGYYRLGKKQGAFKYYYSNGLLKQYEEFDRDVRHGRFQAYDKNGNLKESFRYINGKKEAPAATVTNTATAVNTPVPAVTVIYIKEVVVTATPVNTIVPASTAAPTVVPSAAATNVPEPSATAVPKKDGDKTNQGNHFGSKRHADGWENYKRMKEEQAKKKDKVKAKDKDENKEIDEDDKAKDENVVEDKDQDQEIDEDDNKTGNDENEDTGKGKKKERKDKE
- a CDS encoding glycosyltransferase family 2 protein, encoding MKKERLPFISIITPTYNSAKVIGLCLHAIAEQDYPKNRLEVVIADAGSSDDTLKVVRTFSKKLRINICKNPLQTGEAGKAVGVDQSKGDILALIDSDNIITGKDFISRMAAPFVEDPDITGTEPLYFVYRKADTGLTKYFAAAGINDPLCLFIGNYDRYSYITGKWTGMDLKTEEKPDYIKIHLETGKMPTIGANGTFIRKADIKKIKYKPYLFDIDAIYEMVLKGRDKFVKVKTGIVHIYSPTMASFIKKQQRRISDFMFFNNTKQRSYPWKSFPAKGIVLFSLSCVTVIPLIIQAFFGFVRKPAAFWMFHPLVCEVTFVIYVYYFIMAKVFKKTKMKDRKNW
- the rpsP gene encoding 30S ribosomal protein S16: MSVILRLKRMGRANSAFYRIVAVDERRSAKGGEYIEELGFYNPTKNPPVIKLEKEAATKWIKDGAKITPAVKGIFRELNIYNEMIPVKPVKKKKAKKTKVKKAAK
- a CDS encoding radical SAM protein; the protein is MKVMISYPPLKGKGTPTLGQNRQFQWFHNPSFLYPMVPASAATLLASKGYDAIYNDSIAEMIDWDMYINMLLDVKPDVIAIETKTPVVKQMWSIEAEIKKVLPNVKTVLMGDHVTAFPLESMQNSTFDFVITGGDYDFSLLSIADYLSKKAGLISGIWYRENKDIKDTGKFDHSNNDLNSLPFIDRDLTKWKLYGEKFFKYSPYTYTMVGRDCPWGKCTFCAWTGLFPKFRTRSSESLLSEIDMLVKKYGIKEVFDDTGTFPRGEWLKKFCEGMINRDYKMSILANYRFDYINKDIAPLMKKAGFRLMKFGLESANQATLDRLCKGIKVEDIEKGCRIAKDAGLGVHLTVMVGYPWETRDDANRTLDLARKLLDKGLADMLQATVVTAYPGTPLYDQAIQNDWLRFQAGDWDKFDMTEPVFKTPDMSPEEVVGKCESIYKAFMTPRFILRQFLAVRSWADLAFIFKAAKAVIGHIMDFMKIRK
- the trmD gene encoding tRNA (guanosine(37)-N1)-methyltransferase TrmD, which produces MMEINVLTIFPEVFEKALNFSILKRAREKQKVNFKVVNIRDFAEDKHKMTDDTPFGGEGGMVMKVEPIHKALKSVQEEGKTGKVLLMSASGRSLTQEKLREYAQLDSLTIICGRYEGVDERVVNYVDEEICIGDYILSGGEFASLVIIEGVTRLLPDVLGNEESAVHESFEKGILDFPQYTKPREYEGMQVPIELVSGNHEMIKKFRRRQALLKTKKNRPELLEKIKLSDEDRKFLKG
- a CDS encoding beta-glucosidase gives rise to the protein MEDIQLKKGFIFGTATSSYQIEGAWNEDGKGESIWDEFCRRQGAIVNGDDGKIACDHYHRYKEDIELMKKMNIMSYRFSISWPRIFPGGDGTVNEKGAAFYDLLIDELIKNGIEPSITLYHWDLPLKFHEEGGWLKKESADVFADYARYCFKRYGDRVKMWATFNEMYVAAHLGYENGKFAPGIKDTKKALQAAHYMHLAHAKAVKAFREEKIGGGKIGIVHCMSPVHDMDGTKNSAINTRQVDGIWNRWFCEPSLKGTYPEDIMELRKKQGTAPEITPEDMELIKGNKCDFLGINFYFRFRVYDGECEEFNWMKCVNSRPVENAKITEMGWEVYPDGLFDLVKRINDEYGDIPVYVMENGMAAKDAVNSRGEVDDDDRLEYIKGHLKACERAVKAGYNLKGYYYWSLMDNFEWTSGYSKRFGIVRVDYDTQKRTIKKSGSWYGEFIKNQRG
- a CDS encoding glycosyltransferase, encoding MKTVSIIIPVKEINDYIRESLPYIEALDYDKSKIEVIVLPDFESKIEGKFSFDLKIIPTTHIYPGEKRDIGVKASKGEIIAFIDDDVFPMKQWLKRAVEIFESSSDIAAVGGPAATPDNDSFLQKVSGDIYASLLGGGGYRFRYKPEHARFVDDFPSCNLLVRRDVLDKIGGFNTEFWPGEDTVMCLKIVRDHKMKIAYDPDVFVYHHRRNFPEGHIKQVKSYALHRGYFVKKFPETSFRLSYFIPTFFTLYILSFIIPFLFARQLLALWSLPLALYGILLLIDGIKIKDIKLASVVLPGIFVNHIVYGIYFIKGLLSPKLKEEVKKK
- a CDS encoding KH domain-containing protein, with amino-acid sequence MKALLEYAASLLITEKDKLAVKEINDMTGRLEKCVVSVAPGDMKFIIGREGRTIKALRSLVSIAAANRGIKKRIPLEIINE
- the rplS gene encoding 50S ribosomal protein L19, whose product is MATKIKEIIEKQYKKKGVDFSKISVGSTVKVNTKIKEGNKERIQAFEGVVIAKKGTGLNAMFTVRKISFGAIGVERTFPINTPSIDSIKVTKEGKAKRAKLYYIRESFGRKAKKENRRFDTGVGALAEMREVAAAPAEAPKETKEEAK